In Truepera sp., the sequence GATGGCCTCGAAGAAGTCGTACTCGACGTCCTGTTGGATGCGGTCGGTGACGAGCGTGGCGCCCGAGTCGGCGTCGACGGCCCGCGCGGGAGTGTCCTTGGTGCCGATGACCTCGGCGATGCCCGAGTGGTCGTCGAAGAAGACCTCGTTGCCGCTGCTCGTGATGTGCCCGTCCACCACGGTCACGTCGCCGCGGGCGTAGAGCAGCTTGGAGCCCGTGAGCACGCGGATCTCGTCGGCGGTGATGACCGTGAGGCTGCCGTCGTCGTCGACGCGCGTGATGCTCACCTGGCCACCCTCGCTCGTGAGGACCCCCAGCTCGCGGTCCTCCTCGTAGATGAGCTGGTCGGCCTCGGCCGACTGGCTGCCGTTCACGAGCTCGACGTTGCCCCTGCTCGTCGAGCGGTCGGTGTCGACGTAGAACGCCACCTCGTCGGCGCCGATCTGAACCTCGTCGCCCCCGTCCTTCTCGGGTGCCACGATCACCTCGGCGCGTCCCGCCAGCACGCCCAGGCCCGTGGCCTCGCTGTACTCGAGGCCCGGCCCGGTCGCGGTGAGGCGGCCGCGTTCCACGCGCACCCCGCCCGTGAACGCCGCGACGCGCTCGCCGCCCTTGGTGATCGAGGTGCCGGCGGGCGCCGTGAGCTCGGCATGGTGGCCGAGGATCTTGAGGGTCGAGACGGTGGCCTTGATGCCGTAAGGCTCCGGGTGATCGTAGATGATGGGACCGGCCCGCAGGTTGCCGCTCTGCGTACCGCCCGAACCGTCGATGGTGATGATGCGGCGCTCGCTGGGGGCCTCGGCCTGGCCTTCCTGCGCCAACGCCGGCACCGCCATCCACGCGACGACGATTAGCAGTAGGAGCAGCTGGCACGGCGCGCCGCAGCGCACGCGGAACGGTCTGATCAAGGGTTCCTCCCGGGAGAGTCGACGACGAACTGAGCGTAGCCGACGGTCCCAGGACCTCCGGCGGAGAAGTCGGTGAAATCGAAGCTGATGCGCATGTCCTCGAAGACACTATCACCGAGGTCGGGGCCCGACATCACGGCGTGCGGCACCTCGAAGCGCCCCGCGCGTTGGTTGATGAGGACCAGCCGCGAGCCCTTCCCCGTCATGTCGAGGTCCAGGTCGTCCTCGACCAGGTGGGCGTGCATGTGCTCGCCCCTCAGGTCGTCGTTGCGATCGATGGTGACGCTCTCGGCGGTGAGGGTGAAGTCGGTGACGCCGTCGACGGTGCGGCGGCCGTCGTCGACCTTGACGAGGGTCGTCTCCTGGCGGTCGGGGAAGTATTCGGCTTCAGGGGCGGAGAAGTACCAGACGGCGGTCGGGTCGGACTGCGGGTAAAGGGTGAGGGCCGCCGACTGCAACTCGATGGCCGCGTCCGGCACGGCCGTCTCGCGACCGGGCAACAGCGCGACGACGACGAGCACCATCACCACCACTGCGAACGAGATCGTCGCCCAACGCACCATGAAGCGAATCTATCAGCGCGAGGCACTGAGAAACGTGACTCCGGCGCTTACGGAACGCTAACGGACCGCCACCGCCGTTGCACGCTGGCGGGCCTACGCGTTTGGCTCAGTCGAAAGAAACGGCCAGCACCTGGTAGACGGCGGCCCCGCGTGGCATCTGCACCGTCACCGAGTCACCCGCGCGGCGGCCGACGAGGCTCATGCCGAGCGGCGACTCGTCGCTGACGCGACCCTCGAGGATGTCGGCCTCGTGGGTGCCGACCAGGTGGAACACGACGTTCTCACCCTCCTGCGACTGCAGGGTGAGGGAGGCGCCCAGGCGGGCGACGGCTTCGGCCCCGACCTCGGGCTCCACCACGACGGCGCGGTGGACGAGCTCCTCCAGGTCGGCGATGCGAGCCTCGTTGGCACTCTGGAGCAGCCGGGCCTCGTCGTACGCGGCGCTCTCGCGCAGGTCACCGTCGGCCAGGGCGGCGCCCATGTACTCGGATAGCTCCTGGCGCTTGTCTTCTTTCAGGTAACGGAGTTCTTCCTTCAGCTTCTCTAGACCGCGAGCGGTCATCCGGATCGGTTCCTTTGCCACTATGCTCCCTAACTGCGCCGGGCACGGCCGGCGCGAACGCGCCCGAAGCCGTCTCGACAGGCCGGCGAGGCGCAGAGCCTGGGCCACCGGCTGCCGCCGGGCAACGTCCGGGGAGG encodes:
- the greA gene encoding transcription elongation factor GreA, yielding MTARGLEKLKEELRYLKEDKRQELSEYMGAALADGDLRESAAYDEARLLQSANEARIADLEELVHRAVVVEPEVGAEAVARLGASLTLQSQEGENVVFHLVGTHEADILEGRVSDESPLGMSLVGRRAGDSVTVQMPRGAAVYQVLAVSFD
- a CDS encoding LptA/OstA family protein, yielding MIRPFRVRCGAPCQLLLLLIVVAWMAVPALAQEGQAEAPSERRIITIDGSGGTQSGNLRAGPIIYDHPEPYGIKATVSTLKILGHHAELTAPAGTSITKGGERVAAFTGGVRVERGRLTATGPGLEYSEATGLGVLAGRAEVIVAPEKDGGDEVQIGADEVAFYVDTDRSTSRGNVELVNGSQSAEADQLIYEEDRELGVLTSEGGQVSITRVDDDGSLTVITADEIRVLTGSKLLYARGDVTVVDGHITSSGNEVFFDDHSGIAEVIGTKDTPARAVDADSGATLVTDRIQQDVEYDFFEAIDASLPSTYDVSDFELTEHTSE